The sequence CTGCTGTTCGTTCTTTGGCAAAGTAGATAATTTTCTTAAAGTGATGAACCGAAAGTTTGAATGaaatgtttatataatatagTGGAGGGGTTGAAGAAGTCTCTAAGAATGGGTAAATTGTTTTGGTGTCGAATTAGGTTCCTACGTGTGAAGGCTAGATATATAGCAAAGAGTTCTGCTGAGAGTAAGCTTGTGTAGGATGGAAGTTTATAAAGGAGTTTATGCGAATCAATTACGACAGTTTTTCTCACGCTTACCACCGATTTAGAGACATCTTTTGgtatttttgataactttccaGTCGCGAATTTGGACTCTTTACCAAccgttattttatattatggGCAGAAGTCAATTTATTGATAGAACGATCTAATTCTACCATAAACCAATATTGGGGACTTCCGTTTTTCGTAAACTTTTCACTGGTGTAGTTCTGAGAGCTTCAAGTATAATCTTGAAAGCGAACTTTTGGATTGTCTCGAGTTGATCGATGACGGTTTTTTTGTCGAGTAATATACTACGGTCTAATACTTATTTGATAAGAGATTTATAGCAACATTACAGTTAGTCCCTGAGCCCCCCATTTCTGATGAGTTAGCACCTTCAAAACATTCAATCTCTGTTGGCACACCAAGACAAGATTATGGATGTTTAAATGCAATACCCAAGACTTTTTCGAATGCtagaattttcataatttggcCATGTAGTATAAGATTAGGGTTCGAGGTGTTAATTTTTCTCAACAAATAGCATGCTGAGAAACGGACACCTGTTTGCGAACTCCAGATCTCCAGGTCTGAAAGAAAATCTTGGGGAAAATTATTCATTGTCAAATTTGTACCTGTTAAGAAAACAACTAGGTCGTCGGCGtaaattcttgtttttatattttccaaaataatatttgaggTTTCAATAAACAATGTTGGACTCATTATGGGAACTTGCGGTGTCTAATtctcttataatatatttagattgtatatatttatctatttgcTATTAATAGTAAGTGTAATAGATAATTTCCCCAGTGTTGCCAGatcaattattttaactttattcACCAAACTTTATTGTATGAGGTTGTATATTTGATTTATGCTCATAAATAGCTTAATATTTTGTAGAACTGCGTTAATTATTTGATTCAAGTTTATGAAAGTTTTTCATGTGAAGTCGTAAATTACCCATTGAAACGAATCTTTTTTCGCATATCAAACAACTGTGCGGTTTTTCACCTGTATGTAATTTCAGGTGATAGCTATAGGCGCCGCGGAAGGGAAATTTTTTACCACAATCGGAGCAGGTGTATCGTTTAGTTCCAGCATGTTGTACCGATTTATGCTGATTAAGTGTACCAACTTGTGTAAACGATTTTGAGCACAAATCACACGAGAACGGTTTATCTCCAGTATGCTTATTCATATGTCTTCTTAATCGATATTCTGAAGGGAAATCCACTCCGCATATTTCGCAGAGTATAGAATTGAAATCGTATAAGTCTTTGTGGTGTCGGAAGTTATGGTAAGATATACCGTCATAACTTCTATAATGTTTGTTACAtaatttacaatcaaatttGTCTTGTTTTTGTCCGGTGAGAATTTTGTGATGTTTGAAGTTCTTATGGTTGTGTAGCGAAGAAGAAAAAACGAATTGTTTTGCGCAAATATCGCATTCAAATAGTTTTCGACCTCCGTGGTAGAATTGGTGCTCGTATGCCATTTTTAGATGTACGAACTGTTTTTCGCACACAGGACATTTGTATTTTCTAATGCCTTCATGGTCTCGTATGTGACTTTcgaataaacttttattttttatagtgtaGTTTTCGCACAAATGACAGTTATAATATCCATTTGCATCATGATTAGCGGAGTGGTAACCTAAGTCGATGTTGCTGGTATACCAAGCATTACAAAGCTTACATACTACtgggtttttcaatatttttggtttaacTAAACATGATTCGTACTCTTCTTGAGATATGATAGCAAGCATACCCCTATTATCATTTTTCTGTTTCGATACTTTCGTCCAACATTTATCGTCGCCTTGTGTTGTAGAAAACCTGAAACAGACAATTTTAGAACTAGCAAAACATAATTCTagtaaaaaatgtagttttttcTTAACTTTGTCTCTATCAAATAGTTTGATTAACATCAACATGGACCAGTTTTTGCAGGTTTTGCCTCATCAAAACAAGAAGAAAACCACGGATCACATCGATGTCGTTAATTATTGATTGCGATTCAGTTAGAGTGCGTTTTTCGTTAAGAGAAGCTCGATTCTATTGATCAATTAACTGTTTTTTCGCCTCATAACGAGTTCCTTAGTGTATGGAACAcacattacaaaatataaaacatacaaATCAAAATTACTGTCAACTCGATAGAAATAATCGTGATGACTAACATTTCAAAGGTCGGATTTTTACGAATTTgtaattaaaagaagaaatttaacttttttaatgtttgtattttatttatatggttaatatcaacatattttgcgaaaatctttttataacaatatttatatactgggtgaaaaagttacaaaatccattttcacttttcaaatgaatattcatTGGAAAG comes from Diorhabda carinulata isolate Delta chromosome 8, icDioCari1.1, whole genome shotgun sequence and encodes:
- the LOC130897056 gene encoding zinc finger protein 679-like isoform X37, giving the protein MDNNNMLKLCRLCLVKDDVNIPIFEEQGDIRQIFLKISSCLPVKVSRDDQLPKKICDGCSYKLDMLYEFWNTSANAEKQLLTWLGEAGMSSQMADGTISAVAQQIKPADAFVKQETIDPPDIHMDDDDDDDEEDKDYMKQEDNSNNVEEPPPKRARRTAAVKAAIALDQNSDDDDDSGEPMTKVEDDSEDSDNEDHEPAFVDVPSTSADDQPGPSGVGKDGVEAPFSTTQGDDKCWTKVSKQKNDNRGMLAIISQEEYESCLVKPKILKNPVVCKLCNAWYTSNIDLGYHSANHDANGYYNCHLCENYTIKNKSLFESHIRDHEGIRKYKCPVCEKQFVHLKMAYEHQFYHGGRKLFECDICAKQFVFSSSLHNHKNFKHHKILTGQKQDKFDCKLCNKHYRSYDGISYHNFRHHKDLYDFNSILCEICGVDFPSEYRLRRHMNKHTGDKPFSCDLCSKSFTQVGTLNQHKSVQHAGTKRYTCSDCGKKFPFRGAYSYHLKLHTGEKPHSCLICEKRFVSMESWLTLKWNY
- the LOC130897056 gene encoding zinc finger protein 490-like isoform X30 → MDNNNMLKLCRLCLVKDDVNIPIFEEQGDIRQIFLKISSCLPVKVSRDDQLPKKICDGCSYKLDMLYEFWNTSANAEKQLLTWLGEAGMSSQMADGTISAVAQQIKPADAFVKQETIDPPDIHMDDDDDDDEEDKDYMKQEDNSNNVEEPPPKRARRTAAVKAAIALDQNSDDDDDSGEPMTKVEDDSEDSDNEDHEPAFVDVPSTSADDQPGPSGVGKDGVEAPFSTTQGDDKCWTKVSKQKNDNRGMLAIISQEEYESCLVKPKILKNPVVCKLCNAWYTSNIDLGYHSANHDANGYYNCHLCENYTIKNKSLFESHIRDHEGIRKYKCPVCEKQFVHLKMAYEHQFYHGGRKLFECDICAKQFVFSSSLHNHKNFKHHKILTGQKQDKFDCKLCNKHYRSYDGISYHNFRHHKDLYDFNSILCEICGVDFPSEYRLRRHMNKHTGDKPFSCDLCSKSFTQVGTLNQHKSVQHAGTKRYTCSDCGKKFPFRGAYSYHLKLHTGEKPHSCLICEKRFVSMGNLRLHMKNFHKLESNN